A DNA window from Anastrepha obliqua isolate idAnaObli1 chromosome 5, idAnaObli1_1.0, whole genome shotgun sequence contains the following coding sequences:
- the LOC129246846 gene encoding exportin-2 — protein sequence MDINDTNLQQLANYLQQTLSPDPNVRRPAEKILETIETQRNYAVLLLNLIDKQEVDMTIRVAGAIAFKNYVKRNWAAHEDTDGIDKICQPDRNTIKTLIITLMLRSPAALQKQLSDAVSIIGKHDFPKKWPQLIDEMVEKFATGDFNVINGVLQTAHSLFKRYRYEFKSQSLWEEIKLVLDRMAKPLTDLLLATMQLAKVHENNTEALKVIYGSLVLVCKVFFSLNSQDLPEFFEDNMPIWMKAFHELLTVDVPCLHTGEDEDAGVLEHLRSQICENIGLYAQKYDEEFGPYMETFVTAVWELLMKTGNQTKYDALVSNALQFLSVVAERNHYRKIFENPEILANICEKVVIPNLDFRQSDEELFEDSPEEYIRRDIEGSDIDTRRRAACDLVKTLSQNFEAKIFAIFGQYLEILLAKYKENPAANWRAKDTAIYLVTSLASRGGTQKHGITHASELVPLPQFCAQHIVPELERPNINELPVLKSAGIKFIMVFRSLLGPQTLLACIPHLIRHLPAESVVVHSYAACGIEKLLVMRDSNQQLVISAEHLAPFTKDLLGSLFGTLSLPGSSENEYVMKAIMRSFSTLQEATMPYMAVALPRLTEILNLVAKNPSRPHFNHYLFETLSLAVKIVCKTEPAAVSSFEEALFPVFQGILQQDILEFMPYVFQMLSLLLEIREGSGSIPEPYWALFPCLLVPALWDRPGNVTPLIRLITAFIRQGSAQINALGKLNAVLGIFQKMIASKSNDHEGFYLMQNLLAYYPIDELQPNMRQIFALLFQRLSLSKTTKYVRGIIVFLCYCTAKMGAPALVQLIDQIQENMFGMVIDRVFIPDMGKVSSEMDRKIVTVGIAKILTECPSMLAPPYVQRWSPLLQALVELFELPPDQTTLDGDHFVEVDDAPGYQAAFSQLSYAQPKSQDFLAEITDGRKYLAKSLAKLAQTRPGEVPTLVATIGDNHKQALQKYCDQAGVRIV from the exons atggatATAAATGACACGAATTTACAGCAATTGGCAAATTATTTGCAACAGACGCTTAGTCCGGATCCCAATGTGCGGCGACCAG CTGAAAAAATATTAGAGACAATTGAGACACAACGCAATTATGCAGTGCTTCTATTGAATCTCATTGACAAGCAAGAAGTGGACATGACAATACGCGTAGCCGGTGCCATTGCATTTAAGAATTATGTGAAACGGAATTGGGCAGCACATGaa GACACAGATGGCATAGATAAAATATGCCAACCCGAccgcaatacaataaaaacgcTTATTATTACGCTGATGTTGCGTTCACCGGCAGCATTGCAAAAACAATTGAGCGATGCGGTCAGTATAATAGGCAAGCATGATTTCCCAAAGAAATGGCCACAGCTcatcgatgagatggtggaAAAATTCGCCACGGGCGATTTTAATGTGATTAATGGCGTTTTGCAAACGGCGCACTCACTTTTCAAACGTTATCGTTACGAATTCAAATCACAGAGCTTATGGGAAGAAATCAAATTGGTTTTAGACCGCATGGCCAAGCCGCTGACCGATTTGTTGCTCGCCACAATGCAGCTGGCCAAAGTACATGAGAACAATACTGAAGCGCTGAAAGTCATTTATGGCTCGCTGGTGTTAGTGTGCAAGGTATTCTTCTCGCTGAATTCACAAGATTTACCCGAGTTCTTTGAAGATAATATGCCCATATGGATGAAGGCATTCCATGAGTTGTTGACTGTTGATGTGCCATGCCTACATACGGGCGAGGATGAAGATGCgggtgttctagaacatttacGTTCGCAAATCTGTGAGAATATTGGTTTGTATGCACAGAAATACGACGAAGAGTTCGGTCCGTATATGGAAACATTTGTGACGGCTGTATGGGAATTGTTGATGAAGACCGGAAATCAAACTAAATATGATGCG TTGGTTTCAAATGCTTTGCAATTTTTGTCTGTAGTCGCCGAGCGCAATCATTATCGCAAGATATTCGAAAACCCTGAAATACTTGCCAATATTTGTGAAAAAGTGGTTATACCCAACTTGGATTTCCGTCAATCGGATGAGGAATTATTCGAAGATAGTCCCGAAGAGTATATACGCCGCGATATTGAAGGTTCTGATATTGATACACGCCGTCGTGCGGCTTGTGATCTCGTAAAGACGCTAAGTCAAAATTTCGAGGCAAAAATATTTGCGATATTCGGacaatatttagaaatattgcTGGCCAAGTATAAAGAGAATCCAGCAGCTAACTGGCGCGCTAAGGACACAGCCATTTATTTGGTAACTTCGCTGGCTTCACGAGGCGGCACACAGAAACATGGCATAACACATGCTTCCGAATTGGTGCCGCTGCCACAATTTTGTGCCCAACACATTGTGCCCGAATTGGAGCGTCCAAATA TTAATGAGCTGCCTGTCTTAAAGTCTGCGGGCATTAAATTTATCATGGTTTTTCGCAGTCTCTTGGGTCCGCAGACTTTGCTCGCCTGCATTCCACACTTGATACGCCATTTGCCGGCAGAGAGCGTTGTTGTGCACAGTTATGCGGCTTGTGGTATAGAAAAATTACTTGTAATGCGTGATAGCAATCAGCAGTTGGTGATTAGCGCAGAGCATTTGGCGCCTTTTACAAAGGATTTGCTGGGCAGCCTCTTTGGCACGTTGTCATTGCCCGGCTCCAGTGAAAACGAATATGTGATGAAAG CAATTATGCGTAGTTTTTCTACTCTGCAAGAAGCTACTATGCCGTATATGGCTGTGGCTTTGCCACGCCTAACCGAAATTCTCAATTTGGTTGCCAAAAATCCATCGCGTCCACATTTCAATCATTATCTCTTCGAAACACTCTCATTGGCCGTGAA AATTGTTTGCAAAACAGAACCTGCAGCCGTTAGTTCCTTCGAAGAAGCACTCTTCCCCGTTTTCCAAGGCATTTTGCAACAAGATATTTTGGAATTCATGCCATACGTTTTCCAAATGCTTTCGTTGTTGCTGGAAATACGCGAAGGAAGTGGTTCGATACCAGAGCCATACTGGGCGCTCTTCCCTTGCCTCTTGGTACCGGCTTTATGGGATCGTCCAGGGAATGTTACGCCGCTTATACGGCTCATAACCGCATTTATCAGGCAGGGCTCTGCGCAGATAAACGCGCTGGGCAAATTG AACGCTGTTTTGGGTATTTTCCAGAAGATGATAGCTTCCAAATCGAACGATCACGAGGGCTTCTATCTTATGCAAAACCTACTCGCCTACTATCCGATCGATGAACTGCAACCTAATATGCGCCAAATTTTCGCATTACTCTTCCAGCGTTTATCACTCTCGAAGACCACTAAATATGTGCGTGGCATCATAGTTTTCCTATGCTACTGCACCGCCAAGATGGGCGCACCCGCTCTAGTGCAGCTAATCGATCAAATACAGGAGAATATGTTCGGCATGGTTATCGATCGTGTCTTCATACCGGATATGGGGAAGGTCTCATCCGAGATGGATCGTAAGATTGTAACTGTCGGCATTGCAAAAATACTCACTGAATGCCCATCAATGCTGGCACCACCCTATGTACAACGCTGGTCACCGTTACTGCAAGCTCTAGTTGAACTCTTCGAGCTGCCACCTGATCAAACCACACTGGATGGTGATCATTTCGTGGAGGTGGACGATGCGCCCGGCTATCAGGCAGCTTTCTCACAGCTCAGCTACGCGCAACCGAAATCTCAAGATTTTCTTGCCGAAATCACAGATGGGCGCAAGTATTTAGCAAAGTCGTTGGCAAAGTTGGCGCAAACACGCCCAGGTGAAGTGCCCACATTGGTGGCCACCATCGGCGATAACCACAAGCAGGCGCTGCAAAAGTACTGCGATCAGGCGGGTGTGCGTATAGTTTAG
- the LOC129248532 gene encoding integrator complex subunit 14, whose protein sequence is MPTIIALDVSLSMQRQIPGRSEENSLTYHQLALKGISQLLEHLSATSKLEYVSLITYSSTLEVKVDFTRDYDVIRQAVKKVEPGDKLCLISMLKNVASILSTNWGTQNYCQVVVFTDCGLGFGSTALKEFFKSYVDKEDDAAFDWITQLKAVKLNFICMGVHNDYYFTRAILLYQQLIDFTGLKGQLYMPKSPKDAIEATENTNDTSKSAANTSAGTSIATTTSHSTHKSELGRTAMFELIERVCETNFKPYEVILKVGGYFRLECPVLIWPPPALYKTEGGVKNELKIAQKIEVSGYLSLSEIGSPASLSRHLVIPKVDREKPTRRSSEKSGSSKSSSSGNASVNTKPVLDVNQPNYEYEKLEQDIRDFYTKEVKDGDESSEDAEANLSKSNSGTVTSAAEKESMCVLLHGAMKVENLAALVLLNDNWYGFLYSYADSKKKSNLMLNILPPGNNVIPWLGDLQLLGFVEDLMPGETSAFPVKADKRSYSQSCVVWIKQVSLQSDVQKVLRHAKKMPEKTQHFFKELNRIRRAALSIGFVELLEAMATLFEKESAQLTMGSNPESSLQLKHAAIELRKPSNRDLKVSIVPLQKFGAAGSNTENATTAVSGFVY, encoded by the exons ATGCCTACGATTATTGCATTGGATG TGTCTTTGTCCATGCAACGGCAGATTCCGGGGCGCAGCGAAGAAAATTCACTCACTTATCACCAGCTGGCGCTAAAAGGAATCTCACAACTGCTGGAACATTTGTCGGCTACATCGAAATTAGAATATGTTTCACTCATTACCTATTCATCGACTTTAGAGGTAAAAGTTGACTTTACTCGGGATTACGATGTAATTCGCCAGGCGGTTAAAAAGGTGGAACCTGGCGACAAACTTTGTCTCATAAGTATGTTAAAAAATGTGGCCAGTATTTTGTCTACTAACTGGGGCACACAAAACTACTGTCAAGTTGTAGTGTTCACGGACTGTGGTTTGGG TTTTGGCAGCACGGCACTCAAAGAGTTTTTTAAAAGTTACGTGGACAAGGAAGACGATGCTGCATTTGATTGGATTACGCAGCTAAAGGCAGTGAAgttgaattttatttgcatGGGTGTTCATAATGATTATTACTTCACACGTGCAATTCTTTTATATCAGCAGCTTATTGACTTCACTGGATTGAAAG GTCAACTTTACATGCCGAAATCTCCAAAAGATGCAATTGAAGCGACGGAAAATACAAACGATACAAGCAAATCCGCAGCTAATACCAGTGCTGGCACGTCAATTGCAACCACGACTTCTCATTCAACCCATAAGAGTGAGTTAGGTCGCACTGCTATGTTCGAGTTAATTGAGCGCGTTTGTGAGACTAATTTTAAACCTTATGAAGTGATATTAAAAGTTGGTGGTTACTTCCGTTTGGAATGCCCTGTACTAATTTGGCCCCCACCGGCGCTATATAAAACTGAAGGTGGTGTAAAAAACGAGTTAAAGATAGCTCAGAAAATCGAAGTAAGCGGTTATTTGTCGCTTTCTGAGATTGGTTCTCCGGCTTCTCTAAGTCGTCATTTAGTCATTCCAAAAGTAGACCGGGAAAAGCCAACAAGACGTTCATCTGAGAAATCCGGTTCATCAAAATCTTCATCAAGCGGAAATGCAAGCGTTAATACTAAACCCGTTTTAGATGTAAACCAGCCAAATTATGAGTATGAAAAACTGGAACAGGATATCCGCGATTTCTACACAAAAGAAGTTAAAGACGGTGATGAGAGCAGTGAGGATGCCGAGGCAAATCTCAGTAAATCTAATAGCGGCACAGTAACTAGTGCTGCAGAGAAGGAGTCAATGTGCGTATTATTGCATGGCGCTATGAAAGTGGAAAACTTAGCGGCATTAGTCTTACTGAATGATAATTGGTACGGCTTTTTATATTCCTATGCTGATAGTAAGAAAAAGTCGAATTTAATGCTAAACATCTTACCGCCGGGAAATAATGTCATTCCTTGGTTGGGTGATCTGCAACTATTGGGATTTGTTGAAGATCTAATGCCTGGGGAAACAAGTGCGTTCCCGGTTAAAGCCGATAAGCGTTCATATTCACAAAGTTGTGTGGTGTGGATTAAACAGGTTAGTTTGCAGTCTGACGTACAAAAAGTACTGCGCCATGCTAAGAAAATGCCAGAAAAGACGCAGCATTTCTTTAAGGAATTAAATCGCATACGGCGTGCCGCTCTGTCTATTGGCTTTGTCGAACTACTCGAAGCTATGGCCACACTTTTTGAAAAGGAAAGCGCACAACTTACGATGGGTTCAAATCCAGAAAGCAGCTTACAGCTAAAACATGCCGCAATCGAATTACGAAAACCATCCAATCGTGATCTAAAGGTGTCGATTGTACCCTTGCAAAAATTCGGAGCAGCGGGTAGTAACACTGAAAACGCAACAACGGCTGTATCTGGTTTTGTGTATtaa